A window from Poseidonibacter antarcticus encodes these proteins:
- a CDS encoding AEC family transporter has product MNLFFILLSKISPLYANIIFGYILTRYLKVRRDYVAFILIYILGPVVIFFATLSIDINLQLLFLPVFVFIFGSSIAFFILYRYKNEWKDASVNTLAFTCGTGNTGYFGIPLAMILLSPENANIFIFATLASLLYENTTGFFVTAKGSFTARQSIVKIIKLPLLYAFIAGLTLNFSGVEIPEFVIPYFEVIKWVFGILGMMMLGMGMKGFNLEEDMDKKYIKIAYFFKFIFWPASILLIIFIDKNFLGLLSKDIYDVLFLFSIVPLAGNTITLAVLLNAKPQKASFTVLLSNLISIIYIPIALLLYGGF; this is encoded by the coding sequence ATGAATTTATTTTTTATATTATTATCAAAAATTTCTCCTTTATATGCAAACATTATATTTGGATATATTTTAACAAGATATTTAAAAGTTAGAAGAGATTATGTAGCTTTTATTCTTATTTATATATTAGGACCAGTTGTAATATTTTTTGCGACACTTTCTATTGATATTAATTTACAACTCTTATTTTTACCAGTTTTTGTATTTATATTTGGTTCTAGTATTGCTTTTTTTATTTTGTATAGATATAAGAATGAATGGAAAGATGCAAGTGTTAATACTCTTGCATTTACTTGCGGAACTGGAAATACTGGATATTTTGGGATTCCTCTTGCTATGATTTTGCTCTCACCAGAAAATGCAAATATATTTATTTTTGCAACATTAGCTTCTTTGCTTTATGAAAATACTACAGGTTTCTTTGTTACAGCAAAAGGTTCATTTACAGCAAGACAATCAATAGTTAAAATAATAAAATTACCTCTACTTTATGCTTTTATTGCAGGACTTACATTAAACTTTTCAGGTGTTGAAATACCAGAATTTGTAATACCATATTTTGAAGTTATAAAATGGGTATTTGGAATTTTAGGAATGATGATGCTAGGAATGGGAATGAAAGGTTTTAATCTTGAAGAAGATATGGATAAAAAGTATATAAAAATAGCTTATTTTTTCAAATTTATTTTTTGGCCAGCTAGTATACTATTGATAATATTTATTGATAAGAATTTTTTAGGATTATTAAGTAAAGATATTTATGATGTTCTATTTTTATTTTCTATAGTACCACTTGCTGGTAATACAATAACGCTAGCAGTTCTTCTAAATGCAAAACCACAAAAAGCATCTTTTACGGTTTTACTTAGTAATCTGATTTCTATAATTTATATACCAATAGCATTGTTATTGTATGGAGGTTTTTAA
- a CDS encoding tellurium resistance protein TerC produces the protein MNMITSISGVLIFLSFLSSIFAYFYNNDLLIYSGFLAWISLFLLFFSIKNKKMIIILFSLSLITFLISYLNGFEINIVKVFTVNQYLLTLLIGVAFLRLIAIPKIDKEDKLPKGKLSFFKTYLGVHLFGSVINLSSLILVADKLYKKAPLTNAQIVLLTRAFASDAYWSPFFVAFAAAITYTPNLSTSIVLINGIFLSIITFLISYYEVIKNKEFKIKEFSGYPLSFDNLYLPLCLAFLVLLTNHFYPDIKVIILVASFALLLTLIVLPIKEGLKNSVLKLTNHISKELPNMKMEISLFLVAGMFGMSVSAILIGLNLPLPFETFDWFIASILLGIFIILAFVGIHPIITIAIIGDFLSNVNHTLLAVTFLMAWSTTVSTSPFSGLNLTIVARYNVKGSRIFKLNIFYALKMYFICVLFLFLLSKYLQL, from the coding sequence ATGAATATGATTACAAGTATTTCAGGTGTATTAATCTTTTTATCTTTTTTATCTAGTATTTTTGCATACTTTTATAATAATGATTTATTGATATATTCAGGATTTTTAGCATGGATTTCACTTTTTCTTTTATTCTTTTCTATAAAAAACAAGAAGATGATAATAATACTTTTTTCTTTAAGTCTAATCACTTTTTTAATTTCTTATCTTAATGGTTTTGAAATAAATATAGTAAAAGTGTTTACTGTAAATCAATATTTATTAACCTTACTTATTGGAGTTGCTTTTTTAAGACTTATAGCAATTCCTAAAATAGATAAAGAAGATAAGCTACCAAAAGGAAAGTTATCTTTTTTCAAAACATATTTAGGTGTTCACTTATTTGGTTCAGTGATTAATCTTTCTTCTTTAATTCTTGTAGCAGATAAACTATATAAAAAAGCTCCTTTGACAAATGCACAAATAGTTCTTTTAACAAGAGCATTTGCATCAGATGCATACTGGTCTCCATTTTTCGTAGCTTTTGCTGCTGCTATTACATATACACCAAATTTATCAACTTCTATTGTTTTAATAAATGGTATTTTTTTAAGTATAATCACTTTTTTAATTTCATATTATGAAGTAATTAAAAATAAAGAGTTTAAAATAAAAGAATTTAGTGGTTATCCCTTATCTTTTGATAATTTATATTTACCTCTTTGCTTGGCTTTTTTAGTTTTACTTACTAATCATTTTTATCCTGATATTAAAGTGATTATTTTAGTTGCATCTTTTGCTTTATTGCTTACATTAATTGTTTTACCAATTAAAGAAGGTTTAAAAAATTCAGTTTTAAAGTTAACTAATCATATAAGTAAAGAATTACCAAATATGAAAATGGAAATATCACTATTTTTAGTTGCTGGAATGTTTGGAATGTCAGTTAGCGCTATTTTAATTGGTTTAAATCTTCCTCTTCCTTTTGAAACATTTGATTGGTTTATAGCTTCAATTCTTTTAGGAATATTTATTATTTTAGCTTTTGTAGGTATCCATCCAATTATTACAATTGCAATAATTGGAGATTTTTTAAGTAATGTAAATCATACACTTCTTGCAGTTACTTTTTTAATGGCTTGGTCTACAACAGTTTCAACATCTCCATTTAGTGGATTAAATTTAACAATTGTTGCAAGATATAATGTGAAAGGTTCAAGAATATTCAAACTAAATATATTTTATGCACTTAAAATGTATTTTATTTGCGTTTTATTTTTATTTCTTTTATCAAAATATTTACAATTGTAG
- a CDS encoding DMT family transporter: protein MKYMIFLTLAVLFWSGNFVFGRMVSTEISAIELSFFRWFFVALILLPYLIYRFKHIMNIFKKEYLILLIFGIIGISGFNTFLYLGLQTTTATNALLINSSIPIMIIVLSSIILKTSITKIQALGILLSTLGVIFLILKGSLENIITLEFTHGDLWILFACLNWALYTVLLKYKPKELNALDFLSITVFIGIIILAIVYFYAGYSLEFSHFENAKVLYSLIYIVVFPSLLSFYFWNTAIAQIGANKAGQFTHLMPIFGAILAYLFLGERLEVYHIFGILFIGLGIYLSIFLKKS from the coding sequence ATGAAATATATGATTTTCTTAACACTTGCTGTTTTATTTTGGTCTGGAAATTTTGTCTTTGGTCGTATGGTTTCAACAGAAATATCAGCAATTGAGTTATCTTTTTTTAGATGGTTTTTTGTTGCTTTAATTTTGTTACCATATTTGATATATAGATTTAAACATATTATGAATATTTTTAAAAAAGAATATCTTATTCTTTTAATTTTTGGGATTATTGGGATTTCTGGGTTTAATACATTTTTATATCTTGGATTACAAACAACAACAGCTACAAATGCTTTATTGATTAATTCAAGTATTCCAATTATGATTATTGTTTTATCCTCAATAATACTAAAAACTTCTATAACAAAAATCCAAGCTTTGGGAATACTTCTTTCAACATTAGGAGTTATATTTTTAATTTTAAAAGGTAGTTTAGAAAATATTATAACTTTAGAGTTTACGCATGGAGATTTATGGATACTTTTCGCATGTCTTAATTGGGCTTTATATACAGTTCTTCTAAAATATAAACCAAAAGAATTAAATGCTTTAGATTTCTTAAGTATAACTGTGTTTATTGGTATTATTATACTAGCTATTGTTTATTTTTATGCTGGTTATAGCTTAGAATTTAGTCATTTTGAAAATGCTAAAGTTCTTTATTCACTTATTTATATTGTTGTTTTTCCATCATTATTATCATTTTATTTTTGGAATACAGCGATTGCTCAAATTGGTGCAAACAAAGCAGGTCAATTTACACACTTGATGCCAATATTTGGTGCTATATTAGCCTATTTATTTTTAGGTGAAAGATTAGAGGTTTATCATATCTTTGGTATTTTATTTATAGGTCTTGGTATTTATTTATCAATTTTTTTAAAAAAAAGTTAG
- a CDS encoding ketopantoate reductase family protein: protein MNIIVIGAGGVGAFYGMILHNIGHNVKFVARGKNLEYLRKYKMKLVHPNYIIEDKIDTISMEELQELNPKDINVVFLATKSMSTKSISQSLATWTEDCKDIPYFVSLQNGVENEDIMAEYYCPDYVIGGLTRLIATHTIKLGLVDATGEVQTILGALYPNDKNKEFLENLKKELDKTKTTTILTHKIRLELWTKLIINNGVNAICALLHEESGILINNEKTSKLIYGLMLEAALASKAVGVNISKEGADKMFKLMTNFESIKPSMLIDTEHNRDIELDEICGVVIKNCEKQGLDAPYTRTISTILEYTYNKKRALEH from the coding sequence ATGAATATAATTGTTATTGGAGCAGGTGGAGTTGGCGCTTTTTATGGAATGATTTTACATAATATTGGTCATAATGTTAAATTTGTAGCTAGAGGAAAAAATTTAGAATATTTAAGAAAATATAAAATGAAGCTAGTTCATCCAAATTATATAATTGAAGATAAAATAGATACTATAAGTATGGAAGAATTACAAGAATTAAATCCAAAAGATATAAATGTTGTTTTTTTAGCAACAAAATCTATGAGCACAAAAAGTATCTCACAAAGTTTAGCTACTTGGACAGAAGATTGTAAAGATATACCATATTTTGTTTCATTGCAAAATGGTGTTGAAAATGAAGATATTATGGCTGAATATTATTGTCCTGATTATGTTATTGGAGGACTAACAAGACTTATTGCTACTCATACTATTAAGTTAGGTTTAGTTGATGCTACAGGTGAGGTACAGACAATACTAGGTGCACTATATCCAAATGATAAAAATAAAGAGTTTTTAGAAAATCTAAAAAAAGAGTTAGATAAAACAAAAACTACTACTATTTTAACGCATAAGATAAGACTAGAGTTATGGACGAAGTTAATTATTAACAATGGAGTAAATGCTATTTGTGCATTATTACATGAAGAATCAGGAATATTAATAAATAATGAAAAAACTTCAAAATTAATTTATGGACTTATGCTTGAGGCTGCACTTGCTTCAAAAGCAGTTGGAGTTAATATATCAAAAGAGGGTGCTGATAAAATGTTCAAACTTATGACAAACTTTGAATCAATAAAACCTTCAATGTTAATTGATACTGAACATAACAGAGATATAGAACTTGATGAAATTTGTGGTGTTGTTATAAAAAATTGTGAAAAACAAGGATTAGATGCTCCTTATACTAGAACAATTTCTACTATATTAGAATATACATATAATAAAAAAAGAGCTTTAGAGCATTAA
- the maf gene encoding septum formation inhibitor Maf, protein MIRLGSNSPTRALILKNANINFIQNGGTFDEDSIKTTNPKSFCYEATKGKFEELYKKYGVKQMPLLVADSVVTSNGLLLRKAKDKNDARRMLEIQSGNKTSVITCMIYKSQEKEIIDVSITTYLFEKFNQNHMNEYINSGECFGKAGAIMVEGFCKPYIKSVQGYESTAMGLCVEKLKAYI, encoded by the coding sequence TTGATTAGACTTGGTTCAAATTCACCTACGAGAGCTTTAATACTAAAGAATGCAAATATAAATTTTATTCAAAATGGCGGAACTTTTGATGAAGATAGTATAAAAACAACAAATCCAAAATCTTTTTGTTATGAAGCAACAAAAGGAAAATTTGAAGAATTATATAAAAAATATGGTGTAAAACAGATGCCACTTTTAGTTGCAGATAGTGTGGTTACTTCAAATGGTTTACTTCTTAGAAAAGCAAAAGATAAAAATGATGCAAGAAGAATGTTAGAAATTCAAAGTGGCAATAAAACATCAGTAATTACATGTATGATTTATAAATCACAAGAAAAAGAAATTATTGATGTTTCAATTACTACATATTTATTTGAAAAATTTAATCAAAATCATATGAATGAATATATAAACTCAGGTGAGTGTTTTGGAAAAGCAGGAGCTATTATGGTTGAGGGATTTTGTAAACCATATATAAAAAGTGTACAAGGATATGAAAGTACAGCAATGGGTCTTTGTGTTGAGAAATTAAAAGCTTATATATGA